The following proteins are encoded in a genomic region of Enterocloster clostridioformis:
- a CDS encoding Lrp/AsnC family transcriptional regulator, which produces MREKILAVIEKNSRIDLKDLAILLGESEIAVANEIAEMEKEHIICGYHTLINWDNTSEEKVVALIEVKVTPQRGMGFDKIAERIYQYSEVEAVYLMSGAYDFTVFIEGRTMRQIAQFVSDKLGPMESVLSTATHFVLKKYKDHGTIISEQVQDERMLITP; this is translated from the coding sequence ATGAGAGAAAAGATACTTGCAGTCATTGAGAAAAACAGCAGAATCGACCTTAAGGACCTGGCTATACTGCTGGGAGAAAGCGAAATAGCGGTGGCCAACGAGATAGCGGAGATGGAGAAGGAACACATTATCTGCGGATACCATACACTGATTAACTGGGATAATACCAGCGAGGAAAAGGTGGTGGCGTTAATCGAGGTAAAGGTAACTCCTCAGAGGGGCATGGGCTTTGACAAGATAGCGGAGCGCATTTACCAATACAGCGAGGTGGAGGCCGTGTATCTCATGAGCGGAGCCTATGACTTCACTGTGTTCATCGAGGGCAGAACCATGCGCCAGATTGCCCAGTTCGTATCCGACAAGCTGGGACCGATGGAATCCGTATTAAGCACTGCAACCCATTTCGTATTGAAAAAATACAAAGACCACGGCACCATTATCAGTGAGCAGGTGCAGGATGAAAGGATGCTGATTACTCCATGA